The proteins below come from a single Vanessa tameamea isolate UH-Manoa-2023 chromosome 15, ilVanTame1 primary haplotype, whole genome shotgun sequence genomic window:
- the LOC135193670 gene encoding uncharacterized protein LOC135193670, whose amino-acid sequence MAETPTDKFHLRNARGDSPRRTEFTLTRLAESTPDLVLDLPARAADAADTFAHNRDTLRKRPAHPAHPAHPAAHRQACAEGGEARAPEGEASGGSPVPARNTMRVAAKFAELTLTGGSLKPALAAKPALLRRPTPHPARAPAPPVVPPAPPVVQAPAAPAPDAAP is encoded by the exons aaacacCGACAGATAAATTTCACTTAAGAAACGCCCGCGGCGACAGTCCGAGGAGGACAGAATTTACCCTAac TCGGCTGGCGGAGAGCACGCCCGACCTCGTGCTCGACCTgcccgcgcgcgccgccgaCGCCGCCGATACCTTCGCGCACAACCGTGACACGCTCCGCAAGCGCCCCGCGCACCCCGCGCACCCCGCGCACCCCGCCGCGCACAG ACAGGCGTGCGCCGAGGGCGGGGAGGCGCGCGCGCCGGAGGGCGAGGCGAGCGGCGGCAGCCCCGTGCCGGCGCGCAACACCATGCGCGTGGCCGCCAAGTTCGCGGAGCTCACGCTGACGGGCGGCTCGCTGAAGCCGGCGCTGGCCGCCAAGCCGGCGCTGCTGCGGCGCCCCACCCCGCACCCCGCGCGCGCTCCCGCGCCGCCCGTCGTGCCGCCCGCGCCGCCAGTCGTGCAggcgcccgccgcgccggcGCCCGACGCCGCGCCGTGA
- the Chn gene encoding protein charlatan → MEGSAGVGSVASLTMDCEDMFKEITKKLYGEEATVGVGVGVGVGGVVGVEFPAAERDLQDDELRPEEHITAWGLAALMQNGFPPPGILQANFTPRTDPTAEDRWTAAEEPLAWAHSRVAAYNPAQRLFKCADCECVGFLARVAEHWLGTHSQARAFQCPLAGCGFASGWARAVRQHLARDHHSDPAAADHLLRDNPALDDLTRYLQRLKTKVETARTERRTSASTVVASTVVGETTAPQSESGGEGGKRYACAACPYATDRRDLFTRHENIHRDEKPFHCYLCQKQFNRADHVKKHFLRMHRDQPYDLNRIRRTSVKSSTNGAGATLYCGAQGGGGAVATATKATDTALPTLPPAPPAECRAAPVKLERAPLVKTDTPASATHKPSASSPVRRKGERRYACCYCAWSGVDNWCLKRHLNTHLKPFACALCEYKAARAERLATHVHKVHNKKACAKCPFLADDQQQLALHLRDAHHIESRNLKVPSGVNRGGFASAPQAAPGGAVVATGAVQGSGAQAVSAATASGAGGAGAVAGAGGAGGGAGAAVGGVRRRESRAAGAARLFGYLEASDGSGDEYEPPPLPAEFGAAPHYARDKENAAPPPLHHALHHDHCLRY, encoded by the exons ATGGAGGGAAGCGCGGGAGTGGGCAGCGTAGCTTCCCTAACGATGGACTGCGAGGATATGTTTAAAGAGATAACAAAAAAGCTATACGGCGAGGAGGCCACCGTAGGCGTGGGCGTGGGAGTGGGCGTGGGTGGTGTCGTGGGTGTGGAATTCCCTGCGGCGGAGCGCGATCTACAGGATGACGAGCTGCGCCCCGAGGAACACATCACTGCGTGGGGTCTCGCTGCACTCATGCAGAACGGCTTCCCTCCTCCGGGAATTTTACAG GCTAACTTCACACCCCGCACGGACCCGACGGCGGAGGACCGGTGGACGGCGGCGGAGGAGCCGCTGGCGTGGGCGCACTCGCGTGTCGCCGCCTACAACCCCGCACAGCGCCTGTTCAAGTGCGCGGACTGCGAGTGCGTCGGGTTCCTCGCCCGCGTGGCAGAGCACTGGCTCGGTACGCATTCTCAGGCGCGCGCCTTCCAGTGTCCGCTGGCCGGGTGCGGGTTCGCGAGCGGGTGGGCGCGCGCCGTGCGACAGCACCTCGCCCGCGACCACCACTCCGACCCGGCCGCCGCCGACCACCTCCTGCGTGACAACCCTGCCCTCGACGACCTCACACGTTACCTCCAGCGACTCAAAACTAAG gTCGAGACCGCACGCACCGAAAGACGAACGAGCGCCAGCACCGTTGTTGCGAGTACCGTCGTAGGGGAGACGACCGCGCCGCAATCCGAGAGTGGTGGCGAGGGCGGGAAGCGTTACGCGTGCGCCGCCTGTCCCTACGCGACCGACCGGCGCGACTTATTCACGCGCCATGAAAATATTCACCGGGACGAGAAACCCTTCCACTGCTACCTATGCCAGAAGCAATTCAATAGAGCAGATCACGTTAAGAAGCACTTCCTGCGCATGCACCGGGACCAGCCCTACGACTTGAATCGTATCCGGCGCACCAGCGTGAAGAGTTCAACTAACGGAGCAGGAGCGACACTGTACTGCGGCGCACAGGGCGGTGGCGGCGCCGTGGCGACTGCGACCAAGGCCACTGACACGGCGCTGCCCACTCTGCCGCCCGCACCCCCCGCCGAATGCCGCGCCGCGCCCGTCAAACTGGAGCGCGCGCCCCTCGTCAAGACCGACACGCCGGCCTCCGCAACCCACAAGCCTAGTGCATCGAGTCCGGTACGACGTAAG GGGGAGCGCCGTTACGCTTGCTGTTACTGCGCGTGGTCCGGCGTAGATAACTGGTGTCTGAAACGGCATCTCAACACTCACTTGAAACCGTTCGCGTGCGCTCTGTGCGAGTATAAAGCTGCGCGCGCCGAGCGGCTCGCCACGCACGTGCACAAGGTGCACAACAAAAAGGCCTGCGCCAAGTGTCCCTTCCTAGCGGACGATCAACAACAACTAGCGCTTCATCTACGCGACGCCCA CCACATCGAGAGTCGCAACTTAAAAGTTCCATCGGGAGTGAATCGCGGAGGGTTCGCAAGTGCGCCACAAGCTGCACCGGGAGGCGCCGTGGTAGCGACGGGTGCAGTGCAGGGGTCGGGCGCGCAGGCGGTGAGCGCCGCGACCGCGAGCGGCGCAGGCGGGGCGGGCGCGGTGGCGGGCGCGGGAGGGGCGGGCGGCGGGGCGGGCGCGGCCGTGGGCGGCGTGCGGCGGCGCGAGAGCAGGGCGGCGGGCGCAGCGCGACTCTTTGGTTACCTGGAGGCTTCGGACGGGTCGGGTGACGAGTACGAGCCGCCGCCGCTACCGGCCGAGTTCGGCGCCGCGCCGCACTACGCCCGCGACAAGGAGAACGCCGCTCCTCCGCCACTGCACCACGCTCTGCATCACGATCACTGCCTCCGCTATTAG